A stretch of the Xyrauchen texanus isolate HMW12.3.18 chromosome 20, RBS_HiC_50CHRs, whole genome shotgun sequence genome encodes the following:
- the c20h10orf53 gene encoding UPF0728 protein C10orf53 homolog — protein sequence MPSNSVVIIRYGPYASCGIVMHRTFRLTGLQAALKDAGNQCSLEETDDWNIVQLSVNGECVYMCNITDLEFGGDGRLDPLCKEAIDAVRDAF from the exons ATGCCTTCAAATTCAGTGGTAATAATACGATATGGTCCATATGCGTCGTGTGGTATTGTCATGCACAGGACATTTCGCCTGACCGGTTTACAAG CGGCCCTAAAAGACGCTGGCAACCAGTGTAGCCTTGAGGAAACAGATGACTGGAATATTGTACAGCTCAGTGTCAATGGAGAGTGCGTCTACATGTGCAACATTACAGACCTTGAGTTTG GGGGTGATGGACGACTTGATCCGCTGTGCAAGGAGGCAATTGACGCAGTGAGGGACGCATTCTGA